The following proteins are co-located in the Silene latifolia isolate original U9 population chromosome 1, ASM4854445v1, whole genome shotgun sequence genome:
- the LOC141648069 gene encoding uncharacterized protein LOC141648069, protein MAMSERIGSEVSTAELKGFQECVDECGLLDLPAQGAFFTWNNKHELRAMTISLSNEPERRKGVFKYFNMWGKDPKFKDIVQVVWYTQIPGYKMFQCVKKLKLLKLSLKQLNGNVFGNIETSANVAKMFLHNVQKQLHSDPNNVSFQQVERDAAISYRELEGAKRSFLAQKSKAQWMDEGDDNTHYFHCVLKARRMSNKVLCIQDMNGITCSSVQAIEDAFVAYYVHLLGNSKLVNPVHVPTVRKGKTITAEHC, encoded by the exons ATGGCAATGTCTGAAAGAATTGGGTCAGAGGTGTCTACAGCAGAATTAAAAGGGTTCCAAGAATGTGTTGATGAATGTGGCTTGTTGGACTTACCTGCCCAAGGGGCTTTCTTTACATGGAACAATAAGCATGAACTTAGGGCAATG ACCATTAGTTTGAGTAATGAGCCTGAGAGAAGGAAGGGAGTAtttaaatacttcaatatgtggggtaAGGATCCTAAGTTTAAAGACATTGTTCAGGTAGTATGGTATACTCAGATTCCTGGCTATAAAATGTTTCAATGTGTTAAAAAACTGAAATTACTTAAACTATCCTTGAAACAACTAAATGGGAATGTGTTTGGTAATATAGAAACTTCTGCAAATGTGGCTAAGATGTTTCTTCATAATGTTCAAAAGCAACTGCATTCTGACCCAAATAATGTAAGTTTTCAACAAGTTGAAAGAGATGCTGCTATAAGCTACAGAGAGCTAGAGGGAGCTAAAAGGAGCTTCCTGGCTCAGAAATCTAAGGCCCAATGGATGGATGAAGGGGATGATAACACTCACTATTTTCATTGTGTTTTGAAAGCAAGAAGAATGAGTAATAAGGTCTTATGCATTCAGGATATGAATGGGATTACTTGCTCATCTGTTCAGGCCATAGAGGATGCCTTTGTGGCATACTATGTTCATCTTTTAGGTAATAGTAAGTTAGTCAATCCAGTTCATGTTCCTACAGTGAGGAAAGGGAAGACTATTACTGCCGAGCACTGTTAG